In Spirobacillus cienkowskii, a genomic segment contains:
- a CDS encoding MltA domain-containing protein has product MKIYFIIFFGFIFQLVLYSCKTVGPEAEKYSYIKVPWSSINSIEQNNDKVSLKKSVEDNLKWLNKKRPDSVLKYQDFYFYVKDYICSSKNFLNDLNNNLTIKTSLENNFNLFKVKITSEKPIIFTGYYIPYVHASLTPSDKFQVPVYKMPKDMVFVNLEDFNSELKDKFIRGRIEKNRLLPYWSREEIVDDKVLHDKGLEIAWLQDKVDLFFIEIQGSGLLTFPDNSKKFIRYSGQNWREYYPIGAALFNEGRLKKNEVSMQSIKRWLKENPEEQSRILNTNKSFVFFNLENDGPFGNINVKLTPERSLAADQKVFPAGSLMLVDFEMPKTSEQSNNQQFSQLAFVQDTGGAIRGPTRIDVFWGEGDTAGNIAGVSKQEGLLYVVAPRYNCNKSLISYYGFDP; this is encoded by the coding sequence ATGAAAATTTATTTTATTATATTTTTTGGATTTATTTTTCAGTTAGTTTTATATTCATGTAAAACTGTTGGACCTGAAGCAGAAAAATATTCTTATATTAAAGTTCCTTGGAGTTCTATTAATTCAATTGAACAAAATAATGATAAAGTTTCATTAAAAAAATCAGTTGAAGATAATTTAAAATGGCTTAACAAAAAAAGGCCGGATTCTGTATTAAAGTATCAAGATTTTTATTTTTATGTAAAAGATTATATTTGTTCTAGTAAAAATTTTTTAAATGATCTTAATAATAATTTAACAATTAAAACTAGCTTAGAAAATAATTTTAATCTTTTTAAAGTAAAAATCACTTCAGAAAAGCCAATTATATTTACAGGATATTATATACCTTATGTACATGCGAGTTTAACACCTAGTGATAAGTTTCAAGTCCCTGTTTATAAAATGCCTAAAGATATGGTATTTGTAAATTTAGAAGATTTTAATTCAGAATTAAAAGATAAATTTATCAGAGGCCGTATAGAAAAAAATCGACTATTGCCTTACTGGAGTCGCGAAGAAATTGTTGATGACAAAGTGCTACATGATAAAGGACTAGAAATAGCTTGGCTACAAGATAAAGTTGATTTATTTTTTATTGAGATTCAAGGGTCTGGATTATTAACATTTCCTGATAATAGCAAAAAATTTATAAGATATTCCGGGCAAAATTGGCGAGAATATTATCCAATAGGAGCTGCTTTATTTAATGAAGGAAGGCTTAAAAAAAATGAAGTGTCTATGCAATCAATAAAACGTTGGCTCAAAGAAAATCCAGAAGAGCAAAGTAGAATTTTAAACACTAACAAATCTTTTGTATTTTTTAATTTAGAAAATGATGGTCCGTTTGGTAATATAAATGTAAAACTCACTCCTGAACGAAGTTTGGCTGCTGATCAAAAAGTTTTTCCAGCAGGAAGTTTAATGCTTGTTGATTTTGAAATGCCTAAAACATCAGAGCAAAGCAATAACCAACAATTTTCTCAATTGGCATTTGTGCAGGATACTGGGGGAGCGATTCGTGGTCCTACACGTATTGATGTGTTTTGGGGAGAAGGCGATACTGCAGGAAACATCGCGGGAGTCTCTAAACAGGAAGGATTGCTTTACGTAGTAGCTCCACGTTATAATTGTAATAAATCATTGATTTCCTATTATGGGTTCGATCCCTAA
- a CDS encoding HAMP domain-containing sensor histidine kinase: MQCNFFENIFYRYNLYFLLALILVFIIILLYNLKIYKKIILEKNDKKLTEIEFSLNDLSSHISHEFRKPFNLLKMYLNKPAAAKNPNFDIESYNSMVLNKLDQTVKHVDVLLENFTQLGVNDELDHKILEVKPIIENLLHELSHTSNIPIYKINTKYNHTYKFKGDIFKINQAIRKILLYKFKNLNNNNFWIRTNNTIIENQKYISISIGVDEFYVPITEINKIFNVFYCNKTKGNSNLDLVLSKKIINSHSGDLICQIIPNEGTEFIINLPIYK; this comes from the coding sequence ATGCAGTGTAATTTTTTTGAAAATATTTTTTATCGATACAATTTATATTTCTTACTCGCATTAATATTAGTTTTTATTATAATACTTTTATATAATTTAAAGATTTATAAAAAAATCATTTTAGAAAAAAATGATAAAAAATTGACTGAGATTGAGTTTTCTTTAAACGATCTTTCTAGCCATATTTCTCATGAGTTCAGAAAACCATTTAACCTATTAAAAATGTATTTAAATAAACCTGCAGCCGCAAAAAACCCTAATTTTGATATTGAGTCATACAATTCTATGGTTCTAAATAAACTCGATCAAACAGTAAAACATGTAGATGTTCTTTTAGAGAATTTTACTCAACTTGGAGTGAATGACGAATTGGATCATAAAATACTTGAAGTGAAACCCATTATAGAAAATCTACTCCACGAATTATCACACACTTCAAATATTCCAATCTATAAAATAAATACAAAATATAATCATACCTATAAATTTAAAGGAGATATTTTTAAAATAAACCAAGCAATTCGTAAAATATTATTATATAAATTCAAAAATTTAAATAATAATAATTTTTGGATTCGCACCAATAACACCATAATTGAAAACCAAAAATATATATCTATCTCAATTGGAGTCGATGAATTTTATGTTCCAATTACAGAGATTAACAAAATATTTAATGTATTTTATTGCAATAAAACAAAAGGAAATTCTAATTTAGACCTAGTTTTAAGTAAAAAAATTATTAATTCTCATTCAGGAGATTTAATCTGTCAAATAATACCAAATGAAGGCACAGAATTTATTATTAATTTACCAATTTATAAATAG
- a CDS encoding helix-turn-helix transcriptional regulator has translation MAKKKYFKNPKEHLKKYSELEFEPDSNTQLHEEVKKQLSHFLINFRAMNRLTQAQMGKKLGYSQQQYKRVEDGYEERISNSVFYIKKFADLTSDKKVSDFVSYLINEPPHLRSSNLSNNEQILLSCFSRVDREDRRLFIEAFCKHEDDSRFPKLIKFLSLLPHLNSEFLDLFTLVLLEAKAKKDFIDLEDKSEIYNRLRKKHKRSYKRKTEELVKNH, from the coding sequence TTGGCTAAAAAAAAGTACTTTAAAAATCCTAAAGAGCATTTAAAAAAATATTCAGAACTAGAATTTGAACCAGATTCTAATACTCAATTGCATGAAGAAGTAAAAAAACAGCTATCTCATTTTCTTATTAATTTTAGAGCCATGAACCGTCTTACGCAGGCTCAAATGGGCAAAAAACTAGGATACTCTCAGCAACAGTACAAAAGGGTAGAAGATGGTTACGAAGAGCGTATCTCAAACTCTGTCTTTTATATAAAAAAGTTTGCTGATTTGACTTCTGATAAAAAAGTGTCTGATTTTGTTTCTTACTTAATTAATGAGCCGCCTCATTTACGTTCTAGTAATTTATCAAATAACGAACAAATTTTGTTGTCTTGTTTTTCAAGAGTAGATAGAGAAGATCGTAGACTATTCATTGAAGCATTTTGTAAACATGAAGATGATTCTCGTTTTCCAAAACTGATTAAATTTTTAAGTTTGTTGCCGCATTTAAACTCCGAATTTTTAGATTTATTTACCTTAGTTCTTTTAGAGGCTAAAGCAAAAAAAGATTTTATTGATCTCGAAGATAAAAGCGAAATTTATAATCGTCTCCGTAAAAAGCATAAGCGTTCTTATAAAAGAAAAACAGAAGAACTTGTAAAAAATCACTAG
- a CDS encoding aldehyde dehydrogenase family protein — protein MINRELEKFDIKNPFKSRYHNYIGGDWVPPARNEYFENICPIFGKVFTEIPRSSSDDIEMALNAAHGVKEAWGKVSAVERSQILMKIADRMESHSHLLAVAETIDNGKPIRETQAADIPLAIDHFRYFASCIRAQEGSISQVDQDTVAYHYHEPLGVVGQIIPWNFPILMAVWKIAPALAAGNCVVLKPAEQTPASILILMELIHDLLPAGVVNIVNGYGPEAGHALATSKRISKIAFTGETSTGKLIMQNAAQNLIPVTLELGGKSPNIFFKDVAEKNDAFLDKAIEGFVMFALNQGEVCTCPSRALVHESIFDEFMNRAIKKVKEIKQGNPLDPSTMIGAQVSAEQAERIMSYIDIGIHEGAKLLTGGRRSKMQGALAEGYYIEPTVFKGHNSMRIFQEEIFGPVVSVTTFKSEEDAMQIANDTNYGLGAGIWTRNMDTAYRFGKEIKAGRVWTNCYHLYPAHAAFGGYKQSGIGRENHKMMLEHYQNTKNVIVSFNKNPMGLY, from the coding sequence ATGATAAATAGAGAGCTCGAAAAATTTGATATTAAAAACCCTTTTAAGAGTCGTTACCATAACTATATTGGAGGCGACTGGGTGCCTCCAGCTCGAAATGAATACTTCGAAAACATTTGTCCAATTTTTGGTAAGGTTTTTACAGAAATTCCGAGATCTTCAAGCGATGATATTGAAATGGCATTAAATGCTGCACATGGAGTAAAAGAAGCTTGGGGTAAAGTTTCTGCGGTTGAACGATCACAAATTCTTATGAAAATTGCGGATCGCATGGAGAGTCATAGTCATTTGCTTGCAGTTGCCGAAACTATTGACAATGGCAAGCCTATTCGAGAAACACAAGCGGCAGACATTCCTTTAGCAATCGATCATTTTCGTTACTTTGCAAGCTGTATTCGTGCGCAGGAAGGAAGTATTTCTCAGGTTGATCAAGACACAGTTGCGTATCATTACCATGAGCCTTTAGGAGTCGTTGGTCAAATCATTCCATGGAACTTTCCAATCCTTATGGCAGTATGGAAAATTGCCCCTGCACTGGCAGCAGGAAATTGTGTGGTTTTAAAACCAGCAGAGCAAACTCCCGCATCAATTTTGATACTTATGGAGCTCATTCATGATTTATTGCCTGCAGGTGTTGTAAATATTGTCAATGGCTACGGGCCAGAAGCTGGGCATGCGTTGGCAACAAGTAAACGAATTTCTAAAATTGCATTTACTGGAGAAACTTCCACTGGCAAATTAATTATGCAAAATGCAGCACAAAACTTAATTCCTGTAACGCTAGAATTAGGCGGAAAATCACCAAACATCTTTTTTAAAGATGTAGCAGAAAAAAATGATGCCTTTTTGGATAAGGCAATAGAAGGTTTTGTAATGTTTGCTTTAAATCAAGGCGAGGTTTGCACATGCCCTTCTCGTGCATTGGTTCACGAGTCAATTTTTGATGAATTTATGAATAGGGCAATTAAAAAAGTTAAAGAAATTAAGCAGGGCAATCCCCTCGATCCAAGTACTATGATTGGTGCTCAGGTTTCTGCAGAGCAAGCAGAAAGAATTATGTCCTACATCGATATTGGCATTCACGAAGGAGCAAAGTTACTGACCGGAGGGCGTCGCAGTAAAATGCAAGGAGCTTTGGCAGAAGGCTATTATATTGAGCCAACTGTTTTTAAAGGCCATAATAGTATGCGAATTTTTCAAGAAGAAATTTTTGGCCCTGTTGTTTCTGTAACAACTTTTAAAAGTGAAGAAGATGCTATGCAGATTGCTAATGACACAAATTATGGATTGGGAGCGGGTATTTGGACTAGAAATATGGATACGGCATATAGGTTTGGTAAAGAAATTAAAGCAGGTCGCGTGTGGACGAATTGTTACCATCTTTATCCTGCTCATGCCGCTTTTGGTGGATACAAGCAATCAGGAATTGGTCGCGAAAATCATAAAATGATGCTAGAGCATTATCAAAATACAAAAAACGTGATTGTAAGTTTTAATAAAAATCCAATGGGTCTTTATTGA